A genomic window from Salvia hispanica cultivar TCC Black 2014 chromosome 5, UniMelb_Shisp_WGS_1.0, whole genome shotgun sequence includes:
- the LOC125189359 gene encoding uncharacterized protein LOC125189359, whose protein sequence is MMRFLGKTTESAARSGGSSTTEVCGVGDEVLSAWELVNASQSDDEDLYSYDSEEANSTADSVSEDDLEPVPAEVDDDETDVDVDEDAPTPRDFVSASDVLAIQAMSVSPPMTLPVEMTLNYVVRDYAEEYCDDGVVKDVEGDGDDDDVDDYDFDDELVPWKLKGRFGKQRITKMGIRKMGQRGGPKLTAKKLPYYVNMPGFAHGKLR, encoded by the coding sequence ATGATGAGATTTTTGGGGAAAACCACTGAATCGGCGGCGAGGAGCGGCGGATCGAGCACCACGGAGGTGTGCGGCGTCGGCGACGAGGTTCTGTCGGCGTGGGAGCTCGTCAACGCGTCTCAGTCCGACGACGAGGATCTGTACTCCTACGACAGCGAAGAGGCAAACAGCACAGCCGATTCAGTTTCCGAAGACGATCTGGAGCCGGTTCCTGCTGAAGTTGACGACGACGAAACAGACGTGGACGTGGATGAGGATGCACCGACGCCGCGCGATTTCGTGTCAGCGAGTGATGTACTCGCGATTCAGGCGATGTCGGTGTCTCCACCGATGACTCTGCCGGTTGAGATGACGCTTAATTACGTGGTTCGTGATTACGCGGAGGAGTACTGTGATGATGGTGTTGTGAAGGATGTGGAGGGTGATGGTGACGATGATGATGTGGACGATTACGATTTTGATGATGAATTGGTGCCATGGAAGCTGAAGGGGAGGTTCGGGAAGCAGAGGATAACGAAGATGGGGATAAGGAAGATGGGGCAGAGGGGCGGACCGAAGCTCACAGCGAAGAAGCTGCCTTATTATGTTAACATGCCTGGTTTCGCGCACGGGAAGCTTCGTTAG
- the LOC125189360 gene encoding uncharacterized protein LOC125189360: MRYLFFSFCSVGDGTIGCPNFTSLNFVGWNGSKRRSLICAVDKNAEIIVTKTVDRLIAIIQDADDREDSLPALYAQTDFYMHSHFCYFGTILDVVGVYIYVIYRFFLTSYCFSFHSQKDCEEMAAVLMNMVDCRIHKTKVIGILIALNQREKLDKGFPAEVNAQLGAIKQVRIPNVQEKEDEDKPGLEAMLHKFLYASRVFFKLSYAKKGQFTTYMFQFISSFSTPFLIRRKI, encoded by the exons ATGCGTTATctgtttttcagtttttgcaGTGTAGGAGATGGAACAATAGGATGCCcaaattttacttcattgaatTTTGTAGGATGGAATGGAAGCAAGAG GAGGAGTTTGATCTGTGCAGTCGATAAGAACGCTGAAATTATCGTTACAAAGACTGTGGATCGACTAATAGCCATAATACAGGATGCAGATGACAGGGAA GACTCACTGCCCGCGTTGTATGCACAAACTGATTTTTATATGCATT ctCATTTTTGTTACTTTG GAACGATTTTGGATGTGGTTGgtgtttatatttatgtaatcTACAGATTCTTTCTGACTAGCTATTGTTTTAGTTTCCATTCACAGAAAGATTGCGAAGAAATGGCTGCAGTACTGATGAACATGGTGGATTGTCGTATCCACAAAACTAAAGTCATAGGCATTTTGATT GCATTGAACCAAAGAGAGAAACTTGACAAGGGCTTCCCAGCCGAAGTTAATGCACAACTAGGGGCAA TTAAGCAAGTGAGAATACCTAATGTGCAGGAGAAAGAAGACGAGGACAAGCCGGGGCTTGAGGCTATGTTGCATAAGTTTCTGTATGCTTCCAGAGTCTTCTTTAAGCTTAGTTATGCAAAAAAAGGTCAGTTTACTACATATATGTTCCAGTTTATTTCAAGTTTCTCTACTCCATTTCTTATAAGGCGCAAGATTTAA